In one window of Polynucleobacter sp. AM-7D1 DNA:
- the prmB gene encoding 50S ribosomal protein L3 N(5)-glutamine methyltransferase — protein sequence MDPAPQQYLSLDQCIDQIAQRLEAADLHYGHGAIDAGSEALWIASKQLDLSPADALDHLERIMTAEQIAKAFEVTQTRISTRKPLAYILGEAWLMGVPFYSSEQSIVPRSWIAELIVDGSLEPWLPADGKALDLCTGNGSLAILLALSCPDIHVSACDISLPALAVASRNLDRHGLTSQVELFEGDLWNALPEPHEDNLFDLIICNPPYVNANSMSALPAEYHAEPALALAGGTDGMDLIRKIIAGAPDYLSERGAILIEIGNEYEHFKKAFPQIPVIWMEVSAGDEQVLLIQAEDLR from the coding sequence ATGGACCCTGCGCCCCAGCAATATTTATCACTTGATCAATGCATTGATCAAATTGCACAACGACTAGAGGCAGCAGATTTGCATTATGGACATGGTGCGATTGATGCTGGGAGCGAGGCTCTGTGGATTGCTAGCAAACAGCTAGATCTCAGCCCTGCTGATGCACTCGATCATCTAGAGCGAATCATGACTGCCGAGCAAATTGCTAAGGCTTTTGAAGTTACACAAACTCGCATCTCTACACGCAAGCCCTTGGCCTATATCTTGGGTGAAGCCTGGTTGATGGGTGTGCCTTTTTACTCCAGCGAGCAGAGCATTGTTCCCCGCTCATGGATTGCAGAACTCATCGTAGATGGTTCACTAGAGCCTTGGCTCCCCGCCGATGGCAAAGCTCTAGATCTGTGCACTGGCAATGGCTCCTTAGCGATTTTGCTTGCCTTATCTTGCCCAGATATTCATGTCAGCGCTTGCGACATTAGCTTACCTGCATTAGCGGTGGCATCACGTAATCTTGATCGCCATGGCCTTACTTCGCAGGTAGAACTCTTTGAAGGTGACCTCTGGAATGCGCTACCAGAACCTCATGAAGACAATCTCTTTGACCTGATCATTTGCAACCCGCCTTACGTCAATGCCAATTCGATGAGCGCCCTACCTGCCGAATATCATGCAGAGCCTGCTTTAGCATTAGCAGGTGGCACTGATGGCATGGATCTGATTCGTAAGATTATTGCTGGCGCTCCGGACTATCTCTCTGAGCGTGGCGCCATTCTGATTGAGATTGGCAATGAGTATGAACATTTTAAGAAAGCATTTCCACAGATCCCTGTCATTTGGATGGAAGTGTCTGCAGGTGATGAGCAAGTCCTACTTATTCAAGCGGAAGACTTGCGCTAA
- the radA gene encoding DNA repair protein RadA: MAKIKTIYICQSCGGTSAKWQGQCPSCQAWNTLEEGLPEVSSNTRFQGLAQSLPRQKLSAISAEDLPRFSTGVEEFDRVLGGGLVPGGVVLLGGDPGIGKSTLLLQALAEMSAAGMNVLYSSGEESAAQIALRAKRIALDAPQLEVLAEIQLEKLLSIMDTVKPQVLVVDSIQTLYSEVLSSAPGSVAQVRECAAQLTRAAKSSGICVLMVGHVTKDGHLAGPRVLEHIVDTVLYFEGDTHSSFRLVRSIKNRFGAVNELGVFAMTEKGLRGVANPSAIFLSQHAEMVPGACVLVTQEGSRPLLVEIQALVDTAHIPNPRRLAVGLEQARLAMLLAVLHRHAGVACFDQDVFLNAVGGVKISEPAADLAVLLAIQSSIRNKALPKELIVFGEVGLAGEIRPCPRGQERLKEAAKLGFTVAIIPKANMPKTKIPGLRVIPVERIDQAISAAAELS; the protein is encoded by the coding sequence TTGGCCAAGATTAAAACAATCTATATCTGTCAGTCATGCGGTGGAACCTCTGCTAAGTGGCAAGGACAATGCCCTTCATGCCAGGCATGGAATACGCTAGAAGAAGGTTTGCCTGAGGTGAGCTCCAACACCCGTTTTCAGGGTTTAGCGCAGTCACTTCCGCGTCAAAAACTTTCTGCTATCAGTGCTGAAGATCTCCCACGCTTTAGTACTGGTGTCGAAGAGTTTGACCGTGTATTGGGTGGCGGACTAGTTCCTGGTGGGGTGGTTCTATTAGGTGGTGATCCTGGCATTGGTAAGTCAACCTTACTGCTGCAAGCACTCGCTGAGATGAGTGCTGCAGGCATGAATGTTCTTTATAGTAGTGGCGAGGAGTCTGCCGCTCAAATTGCATTACGAGCAAAACGTATTGCACTGGATGCCCCTCAATTAGAAGTCCTCGCTGAGATACAGTTAGAAAAACTCTTATCCATCATGGATACGGTAAAGCCACAGGTCTTAGTGGTGGACTCCATTCAGACCTTGTACTCAGAAGTCCTGAGTTCTGCTCCAGGCTCTGTTGCGCAAGTGCGCGAGTGTGCTGCGCAACTGACTAGAGCTGCTAAATCGAGCGGCATCTGTGTCCTGATGGTGGGGCACGTAACTAAAGACGGTCATTTAGCTGGTCCCCGTGTACTTGAGCACATTGTGGATACCGTTCTCTATTTTGAGGGTGACACACACTCCTCATTTAGATTGGTGCGCTCGATTAAAAACCGTTTTGGTGCAGTCAATGAGCTCGGCGTCTTTGCTATGACTGAAAAAGGTTTGCGTGGTGTTGCTAATCCTTCAGCTATTTTCTTATCCCAGCATGCGGAGATGGTGCCTGGTGCTTGCGTGTTAGTGACGCAAGAGGGCAGTCGTCCGCTCTTGGTAGAAATTCAGGCTTTAGTGGATACAGCGCATATCCCTAATCCAAGAAGATTGGCAGTTGGACTAGAGCAAGCTCGTCTTGCAATGCTCTTGGCAGTCCTGCATCGTCATGCTGGTGTAGCGTGTTTTGATCAAGACGTCTTCTTAAACGCAGTTGGTGGCGTGAAGATTTCAGAACCTGCTGCTGACTTGGCAGTGTTATTGGCAATTCAATCTTCGATTCGGAATAAAGCCTTGCCTAAAGAGCTGATTGTCTTTGGTGAGGTTGGTTTGGCTGGAGAAATTCGTCCATGCCCACGTGGTCAAGAGCGTTTGAAAGAAGCGGCTAAGCTCGGCTTCACAGTGGCAATCATTCCGAAGGCAAATATGCCGAAGACAAAGATTCCAGGGCTAAGAGTGATACCAGTAGAGCGTATTGATCAGGCTATCTCTGCGGCAGCAGAGTTGAGTTAA
- a CDS encoding potassium transporter Kup, producing the protein MSISNPEFSNSTLLKPVELHDDHNDHKKGLGAMMIAAIGVVFGDIGTSPLYALKECFDPEHGITFSPEALFGVIAMMIWSLIMVVTFKYVLFVMRADNKGEGGVLSLMALALRSFDSKSKQYFFLMILGMLGACMLLGESVITPAISVLSAVEGIEIAAPGLHKYIIPISLVILVALFLIQKYGTAAVGNLFGPVTLTWFITLAVLGAINIGAAPQIIGAINPIYAVNFIVDHPTTAYIVMGAVVLVVTGVEALYLDMGHFGRSPVRYAWLIVVLPSLLINYLGQGALLLSNPEAVSNPFYLMVPEWALWPVVGLATAATVIASQAVISGAYSLVSQAILLGFMPRMTIMHTSDSEQGQIYIPVVNWVLLFMVVVTIIEFRESVNLAAAYGISVTSTMMITAILLGVVMYREWKMNIFLVLGLSIIFFILDFAFWTANLIKIKDGGWYPLFLGLVIFTCLITWYRGRKLLRAKVEEGSIPLQAFVSSLLAHPPHRVEGTAIFLTAHVDYVPVAMLHNLKHNRVMHERIFFIKLSTWDVPYVNDDQRITMKDLGGGVYLVRAVHGFKESPDINKVLELLQKQENIEFNVMDTSFFVSRDTIVPSANPGMALWREKLFGWMMQNAAKPSDFFKIPANRLVELGAKVEI; encoded by the coding sequence ATGTCAATTAGTAACCCTGAGTTTTCTAATTCCACGTTGTTAAAACCGGTTGAGCTGCACGATGATCACAATGACCATAAAAAGGGTCTTGGGGCAATGATGATTGCTGCCATCGGGGTGGTATTCGGAGATATTGGTACGAGCCCTTTGTACGCGCTCAAAGAATGTTTTGACCCAGAACACGGCATTACATTTTCACCAGAGGCGTTATTTGGTGTGATTGCCATGATGATCTGGTCTTTGATCATGGTCGTAACCTTTAAGTATGTGCTGTTTGTGATGCGCGCTGACAATAAAGGTGAGGGTGGTGTTTTATCGCTGATGGCCTTAGCACTACGTTCTTTTGATAGTAAGTCTAAGCAATATTTCTTTCTTATGATCTTGGGGATGCTTGGTGCATGCATGCTGCTTGGCGAGTCTGTAATTACTCCAGCGATTTCAGTTTTATCTGCTGTTGAGGGTATTGAAATTGCAGCGCCTGGTTTGCATAAATATATTATCCCGATCTCTCTAGTAATTTTGGTGGCTTTATTTTTAATCCAAAAATACGGTACCGCAGCTGTTGGTAATCTCTTTGGCCCAGTCACTCTGACTTGGTTTATTACGCTTGCGGTATTGGGTGCTATTAATATAGGCGCAGCACCACAAATTATTGGGGCAATCAACCCAATATACGCAGTCAATTTTATTGTTGATCATCCCACTACTGCTTATATTGTGATGGGCGCTGTAGTGCTGGTGGTAACTGGGGTCGAGGCCTTATATTTGGATATGGGCCATTTTGGTAGAAGCCCTGTGCGCTACGCTTGGCTCATTGTGGTTCTACCAAGCCTCTTGATTAATTATCTGGGTCAGGGTGCACTCTTGTTATCAAACCCAGAAGCAGTCTCCAATCCATTTTATTTAATGGTTCCTGAGTGGGCCCTATGGCCAGTGGTGGGCTTGGCGACTGCTGCCACTGTAATTGCTTCTCAGGCAGTTATTTCTGGGGCGTACTCTTTAGTAAGTCAGGCAATCTTGCTTGGATTTATGCCGCGCATGACGATCATGCACACCTCTGATTCAGAGCAAGGGCAGATTTATATTCCGGTTGTGAACTGGGTTCTTTTGTTTATGGTCGTAGTGACGATTATTGAATTTAGAGAGTCCGTCAATCTGGCTGCAGCTTACGGTATTTCAGTGACCTCTACCATGATGATTACTGCAATCTTATTGGGAGTGGTTATGTATCGCGAGTGGAAGATGAACATCTTCTTAGTACTGGGCTTGTCGATTATTTTCTTTATCTTAGATTTTGCTTTCTGGACCGCGAATTTAATCAAAATTAAAGATGGTGGTTGGTACCCGCTGTTTTTGGGCTTAGTCATTTTCACTTGCTTGATAACCTGGTATCGAGGGCGCAAACTGTTGCGCGCTAAAGTGGAAGAAGGGTCTATTCCATTGCAAGCATTTGTGAGCAGCCTACTAGCTCATCCACCCCATCGTGTTGAGGGGACCGCTATCTTTTTGACAGCCCATGTGGACTATGTCCCGGTAGCAATGCTCCATAACCTCAAGCACAACCGCGTAATGCATGAGCGTATCTTTTTTATTAAGTTAAGTACCTGGGATGTGCCATACGTGAATGATGATCAGCGCATCACGATGAAAGATCTGGGGGGTGGCGTTTACTTAGTCAGGGCCGTGCATGGCTTTAAAGAGTCGCCCGATATCAATAAAGTTTTAGAGCTCTTGCAAAAACAAGAAAATATTGAATTTAATGTGATGGATACTTCTTTCTTTGTGTCTCGTGACACCATTGTTCCATCGGCGAATCCTGGGATGGCGCTGTGGAGGGAGAAGTTGTTTGGTTGGATGATGCAAAATGCCGCAAAGCCCTCAGATTTTTTCAAGATTCCTGCCAATCGCTTGGTTGAGTTAGGTGCAAAGGTGGAGATTTGA
- a CDS encoding HNH endonuclease yields MILKISDITFVGPNKTAKGFVIRFKTGQEIYLHKRRTIPALLTLIKHGEGCESDLSNGATNLKDLKKELGNKLTEGLIQDGYSDANKPFSELWNEEGFVFIENPPKEKKGGSQSYVLKTSDHHKLFSVVKKAERKPPNKIEQAELLKLQKGRCNFCDSIIKSAGELKQTTYAKDRSRLVWDHRAPVEKGGDSDKGNYQALCFYCNKCKWQICNICDLDKKSCLKCALAFPEKSKTISPTGEDISDRAPHHRL; encoded by the coding sequence GTGATACTAAAGATCTCAGATATAACTTTTGTTGGACCAAACAAAACAGCCAAAGGTTTTGTAATTCGGTTCAAAACTGGACAAGAAATCTACCTTCATAAAAGAAGAACGATTCCAGCCCTTCTAACACTCATTAAACATGGGGAGGGATGTGAATCAGATTTAAGTAATGGGGCTACAAACTTAAAAGACCTAAAAAAAGAGTTAGGTAACAAACTAACCGAAGGATTAATCCAAGATGGATACTCGGACGCTAACAAGCCCTTTAGTGAATTATGGAATGAAGAGGGATTCGTCTTTATTGAGAATCCACCAAAAGAAAAAAAGGGTGGGAGTCAAAGTTATGTATTAAAAACCTCAGATCACCATAAACTTTTTTCTGTAGTAAAAAAAGCAGAAAGAAAACCTCCAAATAAAATAGAGCAAGCTGAATTACTTAAACTACAAAAAGGTAGATGTAATTTTTGTGATTCGATTATCAAAAGTGCCGGTGAACTTAAGCAAACAACTTATGCTAAAGATAGATCAAGGCTGGTCTGGGATCACAGAGCGCCAGTTGAAAAAGGAGGTGACAGTGATAAAGGTAACTATCAAGCCCTCTGTTTTTATTGTAATAAATGTAAATGGCAAATTTGTAACATCTGTGATTTAGATAAAAAGTCTTGCTTAAAATGCGCTTTAGCCTTCCCCGAGAAATCCAAAACAATTAGCCCTACAGGGGAAGATATTTCTGATCGGGCTCCTCATCACCGTCTTTAA